The DNA sequence AAGCCTGACCGTGGCGATATACGTGATAATGGCCTTCGTTGCCTTTGGGGTGCTGCCTTACGGTGAGCTTGCCAAATCTAAATCGGCAATGGCCGACGTGGCTGCCACATACCTTCCCTTTGGCGCGGCCGGCATAGTGGCCTTGGGGGCCCTCATGGCATTTACCACGTCCATTAATGCCACCCTCATGGCTCCGCCCAGGGTCCTCTTGGTGCTTGCCGAAGACGGCGTAATACCTCCTGTTTTATCCAGGGTGCACCCGAAGTTTCATACCCCCCACGTTGCCCTTACCATAAGCACGCTTGTCGCGCTGGCCCTCCTTTTGACCAAGACCTTGGACTACATCCTTGCCGTCACCCTGCAATCCATCTTCATACTTTACATCATTCATGGCGTGGCCTTGATAGCCCTTCCCTTCATAAACAAAAAACTTTACGATAGCGCCCTCTTCCGCCCAAGGAGACTTCTGATCGTGGTATGTGGTTTATTTTCCGTTTGTTGTATGATAGCTTTCAGCTATAAGATGCTCATCCAGACGTGGCCGTTGATCCTGCTTTGCGCCGTCGTCGGGACGGGAGTGTTCATATATGGCATGGCAAGGAATTTTCGCGGCGAAAGGGTTTTAAAGGGAGCCGAAAAGAGCTGATATCATAATGGCAAACGATAGGCTTGGCGTGAAATGGCTGACCTATTGGCATTGCGCGATAGTTGCAGTCGCCTTGCTTTTAAGCTTCTTATTCTGTCCTTCTGAGCTCGAAGGTCTTGAAGGTTTGTCGCCCAAGGTCTCGCAGAACCCCTTTTATTATCTAAACGACGACTTTGGTCAGCCCATATTGCCGAGCCTTGAGCAGGCAATGCGGGCTGACCGTGCAAGAGGCAGGTTTTTTCTTCCCTGGACGGAAGGAGGCTTTAGGCACTTAAAAGAAGACCTGCTTTGGCCCTTTAGAGCTTACCTGCCCGGAGGGGTTTACGATGAAGCCGGAATTTTGCGCCAAAAAGGGTGGTTTGACGAATTATACGACAAGGTCAAGGTCGAAGCCTTTGGCGGCGTAGACGCCCCAGGCATAACGCTTGCGGAGGTCGACCTTAGGCTATTTCCTACGTATGAGCCGATTTTCTTGTCGCCCGAGCTTCCCGGCGAAGGATATCCCTTCGACTATGGGCAGGTATCTCATGTAAACGGAGGAGAGCCGATCAGGATCTCGCATTTTTCCGCTGACAACTCCTGGGCATACGTTGAAACTTCCTTTGCCGCAGGTTGGGTCGACGCCGAAAAGATTGCTCTTGTAAGCAGGGAAGCAATCGAAGGGTGTTTGTCGATGCCGATGGCGGCAGTGGTAAAGGATAACGAAGCGGTAAGCGAAAACGGCCGTTTTCTTTTTAACGTCAAAATAGGTGCCCTTTTCCCGCTAAATAAGGAGTTGCTATATGAGCTTGAAGTGCTTGTGCCGACAGGCAGGGATGAAAGGGGATTTGCCAAGTTCGACTGCGTTCGCTTGCCAAGGGAAACAGTAAGGAGGTGGCCTCTGGAGTTTACGCAGTGGAACGCTGCCGCGATCATAAACGAGATGATCGGAGAAAGCTACGGCTGGGGTGGTTTGTCCGGCAAAAGGGACTGCTCGGCCACTACCAGAGATTTCTTCTTGCCCTTCGGCGTGTGGTTGCCCAGGAACTCAAAGGCGCAGGCAGAAAGCGGGGTGTTTATCTCCCTTGAGGGGTTGACGGCCCTTCAAAAGGAAAGGCTCATAATCGAGAGGGGGACCCCCTTTGCGAGCTTGCTCTACAAGCCTGGCCATATCATGCTTTATGTCGGCACCTACAGGGGAAAGGTCGTAGTTTTTCATAACCTTTGGGGGCTTAAGACGCAAGTCAAGGGCAAGGAGGGCCGTTACGTCATAGGCCGTTCTATATTCAGCACCCTGGATATCGGAAATGATTTTCCGGACATCAGATCGGAGGACCTCTTGATCAACAACATAACGGGATTGGCGGGTATACTGTAAGCGTTCATCTCTACTAGAAGAACAGATGCCGCGTTAGTATTATGATATGAAGTAAATCTTCGTAATTTTTAACGAATATCATCAGCTTCCAAAGAGTTGGCTCATGAAGAGCTCGCTGCTCCTGGAAGAATAACATTAAACCTTAAAGTTAAGATATTATTATAGCAACAGTATGAACTAATTGTTGTTGATTCTCCTTTTTGCTTGACATGGAGGATATTCAGATGTATGATTTCCGAGAACGGATATATATATCCGTTAATTTGGGGGTGTCCCTGCATGGAAATGCCGCTGTTGGACGTTAGGAACCTAAAGACCTATTTTTACATTGAAGATGTTGTCATTCCAGCGGTGGATTCTGTAAGTTTCGTCGTTCAGCCTGGCGAAACTTTAGGAATAGTGGGAGAATCAGGGTCAGGCAAGAGCGTTACAGCCCTTTCGATAATGCGTTTAATCCCCCAACCCCCTGCAAAGATAATCGATGGAGAGATTTTATTTAAAGGCGAAGACCTCATGCTTAAGAGTGAGGATGAGATGAGGAAGATCCGTGGAAACGAGATCTCCATGATTTTTCAGGAACCGATGACCTCCTTAAATCCCGTTCTTACAGTTGGAGCTCAGATTTCTGAAGCAATTATGCTTCATCAGGGAGCATCCAAGAAAGAAGCGTTAGAGAAAAGCGAACACCTGTTGCACCTTTGCAAAGTCTCTCTCCCCAGAAAGCGACTGCATCAATATCCACACGAGCTAAGCGGTGGCATGAGACAACGCGTCATGATCGCCATGGCCTTAGCCTGCAATCCAAGTTTATTGATAGCCGATGAACCTACAACTGCATTAGATGTAACGGTTCAAGCCCAAATTCTCGAACTCATACTGGACCTTCAAGAAAAAATGGGCACGGCCGTGTTGTTCATTACACACGACCTTGGGGTGATCAATGAAGTCGCCGATAACGTGGCCGTAATGTATTGTGGACGTATCGTAGAGTATGGGAAGACGAAAGATGTTCTAAGGCATCCGCTTCATCCCTATACAAAAGGGCTTTTGGCTTCTTTGCCCACCATCAGGGGACCCAGAAGGCCGCTCAAGCCAATTAAAGGTACAGTTCCGTCACCTCAAGAAATAGCTTCGGGTTGCAAGTTTGCCCCGCGTTGCGATTATGCAGGATGTGATTGCAAAAACGTCGAACCTCCCCTTGTAAATATTGATGATCGACTTGTGCGATGTCATAGCATCCCATGAAATGAGAAAGGGCTGATGTTATGCTCGATAGTTTGCTCAAGTTGCAAGATTTGAGAGTTTACTTCTCGGCATCAAGTGGCCTATTTGGAAAGAAGCAATATGTAAAAGCCGTCGATGGCATCAATTTGGAAATTATGGCAGGCGAGGTATTAGGCCTAGTTGGTGAGAGCGGCTGCGGCAAATCTACCCTGGGTCGGTCCATTGTGAGGCTGGTGGAAGCTGAAAGGGATAGCAAGATATTTTATCGTGGCGATAACATACTTTCCTACGATAAAAGGCAACTTAAGGGGTATCGTAAAAAGGCCCAGATGGTCTTTCAGGATCCCTTTGGTTCCCTTAACCCAAGGTTGACGGTTGGGGAAACGATAGAAGAGGTGTTAATCGTTCACGAAAAAGCGACCAAATCTGAAAGAAAGAATAAAGTCATCAGGCTTATGGATGCGGTTGGATTACCAGCCCATTTCCGATCTAGATACCCTCACGAATTAAGCGGAGGACAAAGACAGAGGGTTGTCATCGCCAGGGCTTTGGCCATAGATCCCGAGTTTCTCGTCTGTGACGAACCGGTTTCGGCGTTGGACGTCTCCATCAGGGCTCAAATTATAAACCTATTCGAGGATCTTCAAAGAAGGTTTAACTTGACCTATTTGTTCATATCTCATGACATGAGCGTTGTGAGACACATAAGCACACGAGTTGCCGTCATGTACCTTGGGAAAATTGTTGAAATCGCGGAGACCGATAGGTTGTTTGAAAGCCCTCTTCATCCATATACAGATGCATTACTGGATTCAATTCCAGATATCTTAACGGAGATGAGGGGTAGGCGCAAAATTCTTGAGGGAGATGTCCCAAGTCCTTTATCGCCTCCCGAGGGGTGTCGATTTCATCCTAGGTGTTTTAAGGCCAAGGAAAAATGCGCAATTGATGAGCCGCCTCTGATAGAGAAGGGAGATAATCATTTTGTAGCTTGTCATTATGCTTAACTTTTAGGGGCAAGTAAAACTGGTGTCAGAAAAGGAAGGAGGCAGGAGAATATGGGTAAGATGAAGGGGTTTTTAAGGGTACCTGTTTTTGTAGCTTCTATGTTGATCTTGCTTTTTGGGGTTTTTGGCATGATGCTCATGGGGCCACCCACGATGGCGGCTGAAAAAAAGGTGATCGTTCAAGCCATGGACCGAGATCCTGACATTCTGGATACTATAAAAGCGGCGTGGTATTCCGATGCATTGATCTATTTACACGATCGCCTTGTGTCGAGGGATTACAATTTTGGGTACCGTCCGGGCCTCGCGACAAGTTGGGATGTATCTGGGGATGGATTGGTATGGACCTTTCACCTGCGTCAAGGTGTCACTTTCCATGATGGGACTCCATTTACTGCCAAGGACGTGAAGTGGACGATCGATACAATAAAGGATCCCAAGACCGCATCTCCTTTCGCAGGCGATCTGAAGGCGATCGACAAGGTCAAAATTGTCGACGATTATACTGTGCAAGTCTTCTTAAAATATCCTTTCCCGAATTTGCTCTTCAATCTATCAAACACAGCATCAGGAATACAGAAGGCTGGTTGTTATGACAAGTACGGAGATGATTACGGCATAAAAGTAGTCATAGGAACGGGGCCCTTCATGTTCAAGGAGTGGGTGCGTGGGGACAGGATAGTTCTCGTTAAGAATCCTAACTACCATTGGGGTCCCGAATGGATGTCAAATCAAGGGCCACCTCTCTTCGATGAGCTGGTCATTCGAACGATCCCGGAAGAAAGTTCGCGCATCATGGAATTGGTGACCGGTGGCGTTCATGTCCTCCGCGATGTGCCTCCGCTCCAGGTTGATAAACTAAAAAACAATCCCGAGATAAATATTTTTACTGAACAGTCAACGAGGCTGGGATATCTTGCATATGCATGCGACAAGAAGCCCTTCGATAACGTCCTTGTGAGGAGGGCCATTAACCATGCTGTCGATAGGGATACGATAGTGAAATACATCTTCAATGGCCACGCAACGCCGGCATATGGCTATCTTCCCCCGGCCCTAAAGGACGAATATCTTGCTGAAAGCGAAAAATTGGGTTATAAATACGATCCCGCTAAGGCAAAAGCCCTGCTTGCAGAGGCAGGATTCTCTAAAGGCTTTGAGACGACCCTGTCTGCAGAGAATGACTCCACATCGAAAAGGCTCGCCGAGGTACTTCAGGCACAACTAGCCGATGTGGGCATCAAGGCCAAGATCCAGCTATATGACAGCGCAAGCTATGTGGCCATGTTGAAGGCAGGTCAACAGGATTTGTTCATTCGTCTATATAGTTGGCCTAATGCGGATATTCTAGACTGGTTCTTGTTGTCGTCGCAATTTCCATACCCGAACCACTCTCGCTGGTGCGACCCAAAGACGGATGAATTGATCAACTCTGCAGCGTCTGCTCCTACATGGGAAAAACGGGCGCAAGGGTATAAGGAAGTACAAAGACATCTCATCGAGCAGGCAGTATGGTGTCCCATCTATATCCCGGATATGATGTTGGCTGTGCGTAAAGAAGTGATAAACTTCAAGATTCATCCATGGATGATTCAATATAGCGACGGCATCGACATTAAGACGAAATAGACCTTGTTTTAAATTCGGTTCACTGGAGGAGGGAGATCACGTGCCATCTCCTTCCTCCAGTGAAAGCAACAGGAGTGGTCATAATGTTGCGCTATTTTGCTAGGCGTATGACGTTTCTTGTTTTAACCTTGTTGGGCATGACGATCATAATATTTTCCATGCTTCATCTGGCTCCTGGAGATCCGATAGATTTGATCGTCGGCCCCAATGTTACGCCAGAGGTTAGGGAAAATATACGTCACCAATATGGTTTGGATGAGCCCCTGGTAGTTCAGTATTTTGGCTTCATGAAATCCCTATTGCATGGAGATCTTGGAGAATCGATAATTCAGCATAAGCCGGTCTCAGAGCTGATAGCTGAGAGATTTTTTGTAACATTGGAATTAAGCATAACGGCTTTAGTGATATCCTTTTTGATCGCAATACCAATAGGTATCAAAGCCGCATTGAAGAGAAATACGATTACAGATTATTCGCTCATGGCAGTTTCTTTAATTGGCATTTCAATGCCAACATTTTGGTTTGGGCTCATGCTCCTTTATATAGTGGCTTTCAAGTTGAGGCTTTTCCCCATTTCTGGTTACGGGACGTGGAAGCATCTTATTTTGCCGGCGTTAACGATAGGTATAACTGATGCCGCTTTGGTTGCGCGAATGGTGCGATCGAGCATGCTCGAGGTCATTCGTCAGGATTATATACGTACTGCTCGAAGCAAAGGGCTAGCTGAAAGAGTAGTGATTAACAAACATGCCTTGAGAAACGCTCTCATTCCGATCATTACCCTGTTTGGGTTGCGCATCGGATGGGTAGTTGGCGGGTCCGTTGTAGTGGAGATCGTCTTTGCAAGACCAGGATTGGGAAGGTTGATGGTAGACTCCATATTGGCTCGCGATTACCCTGTCGTGCAGGGAACAATGATTGTTTTGACGACATGCATAATACTGGGGAACCTCTTCGCGGATGTTTTGTATGCTATCGTAGATCCCAGAATAAAGCTAAGATGAAGTCCCCATGAGGATTAAGGTGGCGATCATATGGCTGAAGAAATCGTAAATACCAGTAGACCTGCTGAGAACGATAGCGCCCTTTATGGCCTGATGAAGCGATTGTTTCGAAACAAAGCTGCTGTTTTTGGGCTCATTATCATAGCATTAATGTTTTTATGCGCTCTGTTTGCCCCAATGTTAGCTACATACGATTTTGCCAAGCAGGATCTTCCATCGATGTTACAGCCCCCATCGAAGGCCCATATATTTGGTACCGATGAATTCGGACGCGATATTTATAGCAGGATAGTTTATGGCTCCAGAGTATCCTTGGAAGTGGGTTTTTTGGCAGTTGGAATTTCGCTGCTGGCAGGTTTAGTATTGGGAAGCGTCGCCGGTTATTACGGTAGGACACTTGATAGCGTCATATGCGCATTGATCGATATAGCCCTGGCATTTCCCATGACATTGTTGGCCATTGCCATAATAGCGATACTTGGTCCGGGGCTGTTTAACGTCTGCTTGGCAATCGCGCTTTCGTCTTGGGGGTCCTTTGCCCGAATTGTCAGAGGTCAGTTCCTGTCTTTAAAAAACCAAGAATTTGTAGAGGCCGCCAAGATCCTGGGTTACTCGGATGTGCGAATTATATTCCGTCACATACTGCCCAATTCGTTGGCCCCATTGGTAGTTTTAACGACCCTTGAAGTGCCTAAGGCAATAATAGTTGAGGCAACGCTCAGCTTCCTTGGTTTAGGGATACAGCCCCCTCTGCCTAGTTGGGGTTCAATCATGAGTTCTGGTCGCTCTTTTCTTTTCGATGCCCCATGGATAACGGTATTCCCGGGAGTGATGATCATTTTGGTGGTTATGGGCTTTAATCTCTTTGGGGATGCCTTGCGAGATACGCTAGATCCAAGGCTTCGAAACTAGATATAGATAATAACTATAAGGAGTGTATAGATTAGATTGAAGCCTTTAATCGGAGTAAGCTGCGCATGGTCTGTAGAGACGTGGTCTTCCGACGAGAGCCAAGATGGTTACCTATACGTTGGAAAGGAATATGTCGATGCTGTTTTGGATTCTGGGGGCGTGCCTTTTGTTCTTCCCATCGTCAGCAATGAAGAAATCCTAAAAGCAGTGGCAATGGACATCGTATCAGTCATTGATGGGTTGTTGCTAAGCGGGGGAGGTAGCGTAGTGGGGATGCCCTCGAAACCAACGCGACCGACACTGATCGAACAGCAGCCAATACGATACCAATTTGAGAAAGAGTTATTGCTCCATGCCCGCGAGAAAGGGATGCCCATATTCGGGATATGTCGCGGTTGCCAGATGATCGCTGAAGTGTTCGGGGGAAAGATGAATTATTCTTGCTTTTTGCAGGGCCATCGGCAAAAAGAGCCTGGCGATCGCCCTACGCATAGCATAAAGATTATGGATAATACCAAAGCTAGACAAGTTGTACAGGTCGACAGCATGATGGTCAACAGCTTTCATGTCCAATGTATAGATTTTGTGCCTGAAGGGTTTGTAGCAAGCGGGATCTCAGATGACGGAGTGATCGAGATGATCGAATCGACTGTTGATCCCTTTGTTTGGGGGACTCAATTTCATCCCGAAGAAATGCGTTTATCCAGCGAGTTGGCAAAAAGGATCATCGATTTTTTCATAAAAAAAGCTCAAACTTATAAACAATCACGATAGCGTCGTAATTAGCAGACAAGCAACCTGTAGCATCGAACTAAATACATGAGTCAATATTTTGACTTTCTTGGGAAGGGATAAAATGCTCGATATAGTTATAAAAAACGGTACGATCATAGATGGAACGGGTAAAAAGGGGTACGTTGCCGATGTCGGGATTAAAGGCGAGTACATATGTAAAATTCATGACGAAATTAAAGATGAGGCCAAAGAATATATTGATGCTAAAGGATTTATAGTATCTCCAGGTTTTATTGATGCCCATGGCCACTCTGACTTTACTATTTTCATAAACAACTTCGGAGAGAGCAAAATAAGGCAGGGCATAACTACTGAGGTGGTTGGAAATTGCGGGTTTACCGCCGGGCCAATCACGGCAGAACATAAGGACGACCAACTCCAATATTTAGCGAATACCATAGTTTTGAGCGATGAGATGAGGGAAAAATGGAATTGGGAAAGTCAAAAAAGTTTTTTGGATTATTCCTCGAGAAATGGGATGTCCTTCAATTTAGCCCCCCTGGTGGGCCATGGAATGATTCGTGTCGGCGTAATGGGGTTTGAACAGAGAAGGCCAACGCATGACGAAATGGATAGGATGAAAGCCCTCCTCAAGCACGAGCTGGATAATGGCTTTTATGGTTTATCCACGGCATTTCAATATGAACCAGGAAATTTCATGGAAATGGATGAAATAGCAGAGTTGTGCAAGTTGGTTAAGGAGTATGATGGTATATATACCATTCACATGCGAGATGAAGGCAAAGATTTAATCCCCTGCGTCAAACATGCCATAGCAATAGCCAGAAAAACCCGGGCGAGGATTCAGATATCCCACTTGAAAGCCACCTATAAACCCAATTGGGGCAAAGTTAACGAAGCAATAGCATTGATTGACGATGCCTACAACGATGGTTTGGATGTGGGATTTGACGTCTACCCCTATACGGCCTTTGGCAGTGGGCTGATCGACTTAGTCCCGCCGTGGGCGAAAAAAGATGGCCCCAAGGAAATGGTGAACTTGCTCAAGGACGAAAAGGCGAGGCGAAGGGCCGTTATGGATATGAAAGACGGGATAAAAGATTGGGAAACGATAATGATCTGCGACGATTGGGATGAATGTGTCAAAATTGCGTTGTTAAAGAGCGAGAAGAATAAAAAGTATGAAGGTATGACCATAAAAGAGATTGCCAAAGACATGCAATGCTCTCCTTACGAAGCCGTAATCCAACTGTTGATCGATGAAGATGCGGCCGTAAAGTGCATATATTTCGCCATGTGCGAAGAGGATTTGATTAACATCATGCGACACTGTAGGGCATGCTTTGGAACCGACGGAAGGGCATGCGCAACCTATGGCGAATTGAGCAAGGGTTCTGTGCATCCGCGTTATTACGGCACATATCCGAGGATATTTGGGCGCTACGTAAGAGAAAAGAAAGTGCTAACTTTGGAAGAGGCCGTTAAAAAATCCACCTCACTACCGGCTGAAAGATTTCACATACACAGGCGCGGAGCGGTTAAAGAGGGTTATTTTGCCGACATAACCATATTTGACCAGGACAAAATTATCGATACCGCTACCTTTAAAAACCCTCACCAGTACCCTCAGGGCATCGAGCATGTCATCGTAAACGGCAAAGTAGTCATAAATCGAGATGCTCATACCGGACGATTGCCGGGTGTGGTCCTTCAGAAAAAAACAGGTTGAAGCGTGGGATGCCTGGAATTGAGGCACGACTTATCGTAAGAAGCATGGCGGTGCCACGAGTCCGGAAAGAGCAATTATTTTATGGCTGAATTCCTTGACATCATCGCCTCGAAATCGATGGCCCTTTTAAAGCTCAAGTTTAAGGTTAAAAGTGGAGCAAAATAAAGAAAAATACTTAATAAATCAAAGTTAATGTAAAAAGCCTTTTAAGTATAGATTTATAGGGGTAAAATTCATTATTGCTTCTGAGCTTTCCAGTCCATGGTCAAGGAAGCTTCATCTTTCGCATATACGACGAATACCGTATCTTTGCGCTATCTTCACTGCCCTTTGAAACTCAGCGCGATTGATGGACTTTGAAAGCTCGGGATACTGTCTAGCCATGTATAAAGGGCGGTACTGGTCCATTATGTTTACGAAGGTTTCGGTAGAAATTTCGGTGGCCAAAAATTCCATCACCTTTTCCGTGCCGGCAAGGTCGCCTGGAAGCACCAAGTGCCTCGCCAAAAGCCCTTTTACGGCAATTCCACTATCGTCCGTCTTTAAATCTCCCACCTGTCGGTGCATTTCCTTGACAGCTTTCTTCGCAACTGTGAAGTAATTGGGGACCTGGGAGTACCGATTGCCCGTCTCGTCGTCGCCGTATTTTATGTCCGGCATGTATATGTTGACGATCCCATCGAGCAACTTCAAAGTATCGACGGAATCGTAGCCGCCCGTGTTGTAGACGATGGGAATTTTCAAACCCTCCTCGAAGGCGATAAGAAGGGCTTCCAATATTTGGGCGACGCAGTGCGTGGGAGATACCAAGTTAATGTTATATATGGTTTTATAGTATAAAGCCTTAAGCGAAAATGAATAGGACTGTATAATAAGGTTAAGGCTTTATATCGCCCGAAGCGTAAAAACGCAATAGGAAGAATAAAATTTTTGCCGGGGATAGGCCAGCCTTGCAAACTGGCTGACAAGCGAAGTCTCCCCGCTTCCCCGGCAACAATTTCAAAAATAGGGAGACAGAAAGGGAGACGAAATATGAAATCTATGAAAGGGAAAGTCATTCGGGACATTAGGAACCAGGAAGCAAAAAGAAAGCAACTCCAAAAGGAGGTGTTCAACCAGCGGTACAATGCTACGAAAGAGGCGAAGTTCATAGACAAGGAGGATATAAATATGAATAGCTTCCGGGCTATTCCTAAAAGCGTGATACAAGAGCTAGGCTTATCGAAAGCGGCCCTGGCTGTTTATCCGGTGCTCTGCTGTGAGGCCGATTTTGAGAAGGATGAAGCCTTCCAAATATCGCAGAAAAATATTGCCCGCTTTGCAGGAGTGAGCGAGAACAGCGTCCGCAATGCCTTGAAGGAATTGGAGAACGCCGGACTGCTAACAAAAGAAAAGGTTACAGATGGCCCCCGCCACTTCTACGTCTATAAAGTGACCTTTTATCGTAGGCCTGAGCTAGAAGCAAACGAACAACGTGGGGATGCAATCTATTTTTATAACTGCATTATTGATAACGGAATATGGGCTGAGCTAAAACCAAGGGCGAAGGTTCTTTATTTGACCCTGCGTGCTGTCGCGAAGCAGGATCTTGAACTATATTCTGTTATCGAAGGGGAGAATTACGGTGGGGATTGGAACGGGGTTAACTACGATGATTATATCCGCAACCGTAAATGGGACGTCTGCGATATTTCCCTTTCTAAACTCTGTAAGCTAGTTAAAATTGAACGTACGAATCTAACCCCAATATTGGAGGAACTAGAACGATATAAATTGATTGAGAGGGTTGGAGAATGGACGAAAGTTTATCTAAAACCTGGACGTCTGTTAAGACACAAAACCTTAACGTCTAAAATCGCCTATTAAAACTTAACGGTTGCCTTATTAAAAATTACGGGTTGCCCTATTAAAATTTTAGGGTTGCCCTATTAAAATTTAAGGGTTGCCCTATTAAAACTTAACCATATATATAGAATATTTATTTAGAATTAAATTAGAATTTATTAGAATTATTAGGCTTTGAACTTGGAAAGTTCAAAGAATGTGAGATTCTTCTATTAAAGAAAAGATAGTATTCCTCCATTAAAGAAAAGATAGTATTCCTTCACTAAAGATTTACAAAGTTTATTTAGAATTAAATTAGAATTTATTTATGCATTGAACTAAAATTCAATGGATGATTAATTAAATCAAATTCCTCCAATTAAAGATTTACAAAGTTTCCTCCAATAAAGATTTATATAGGTTCCTCCAATAAATAAATGTATTCAGCCATTACTGCTTTTAGCAGTTCGGCCCATTACAAACAAAAATATTCTTTCCATGAAAAATATTAGTGGGTTCCGCCATCCTGCTTTCAGCAGCCCGGCCAGTCCCATATAAAGGCTCCGACAGTCCTGCGCCGGCCTAGCTATGCATTGACCCCGGCCCGGCTATGCATCGCCCCCGCCTATGCACCGATTTACTGCCAATTTTTTGCCATTTTAAGCCGCTGAAAAGCCTTCCCCATATAAAAGGTATTCCCCACAGCCTATAGAGCAAAATAGAGCAAATT is a window from the Acetomicrobium flavidum genome containing:
- a CDS encoding SH3 domain-containing C40 family peptidase yields the protein MANDRLGVKWLTYWHCAIVAVALLLSFLFCPSELEGLEGLSPKVSQNPFYYLNDDFGQPILPSLEQAMRADRARGRFFLPWTEGGFRHLKEDLLWPFRAYLPGGVYDEAGILRQKGWFDELYDKVKVEAFGGVDAPGITLAEVDLRLFPTYEPIFLSPELPGEGYPFDYGQVSHVNGGEPIRISHFSADNSWAYVETSFAAGWVDAEKIALVSREAIEGCLSMPMAAVVKDNEAVSENGRFLFNVKIGALFPLNKELLYELEVLVPTGRDERGFAKFDCVRLPRETVRRWPLEFTQWNAAAIINEMIGESYGWGGLSGKRDCSATTRDFFLPFGVWLPRNSKAQAESGVFISLEGLTALQKERLIIERGTPFASLLYKPGHIMLYVGTYRGKVVVFHNLWGLKTQVKGKEGRYVIGRSIFSTLDIGNDFPDIRSEDLLINNITGLAGIL
- a CDS encoding ABC transporter ATP-binding protein, with amino-acid sequence MEMPLLDVRNLKTYFYIEDVVIPAVDSVSFVVQPGETLGIVGESGSGKSVTALSIMRLIPQPPAKIIDGEILFKGEDLMLKSEDEMRKIRGNEISMIFQEPMTSLNPVLTVGAQISEAIMLHQGASKKEALEKSEHLLHLCKVSLPRKRLHQYPHELSGGMRQRVMIAMALACNPSLLIADEPTTALDVTVQAQILELILDLQEKMGTAVLFITHDLGVINEVADNVAVMYCGRIVEYGKTKDVLRHPLHPYTKGLLASLPTIRGPRRPLKPIKGTVPSPQEIASGCKFAPRCDYAGCDCKNVEPPLVNIDDRLVRCHSIP
- a CDS encoding ABC transporter ATP-binding protein encodes the protein MLDSLLKLQDLRVYFSASSGLFGKKQYVKAVDGINLEIMAGEVLGLVGESGCGKSTLGRSIVRLVEAERDSKIFYRGDNILSYDKRQLKGYRKKAQMVFQDPFGSLNPRLTVGETIEEVLIVHEKATKSERKNKVIRLMDAVGLPAHFRSRYPHELSGGQRQRVVIARALAIDPEFLVCDEPVSALDVSIRAQIINLFEDLQRRFNLTYLFISHDMSVVRHISTRVAVMYLGKIVEIAETDRLFESPLHPYTDALLDSIPDILTEMRGRRKILEGDVPSPLSPPEGCRFHPRCFKAKEKCAIDEPPLIEKGDNHFVACHYA
- a CDS encoding ABC transporter substrate-binding protein, with the translated sequence MGKMKGFLRVPVFVASMLILLFGVFGMMLMGPPTMAAEKKVIVQAMDRDPDILDTIKAAWYSDALIYLHDRLVSRDYNFGYRPGLATSWDVSGDGLVWTFHLRQGVTFHDGTPFTAKDVKWTIDTIKDPKTASPFAGDLKAIDKVKIVDDYTVQVFLKYPFPNLLFNLSNTASGIQKAGCYDKYGDDYGIKVVIGTGPFMFKEWVRGDRIVLVKNPNYHWGPEWMSNQGPPLFDELVIRTIPEESSRIMELVTGGVHVLRDVPPLQVDKLKNNPEINIFTEQSTRLGYLAYACDKKPFDNVLVRRAINHAVDRDTIVKYIFNGHATPAYGYLPPALKDEYLAESEKLGYKYDPAKAKALLAEAGFSKGFETTLSAENDSTSKRLAEVLQAQLADVGIKAKIQLYDSASYVAMLKAGQQDLFIRLYSWPNADILDWFLLSSQFPYPNHSRWCDPKTDELINSAASAPTWEKRAQGYKEVQRHLIEQAVWCPIYIPDMMLAVRKEVINFKIHPWMIQYSDGIDIKTK
- a CDS encoding ABC transporter permease; translation: MLRYFARRMTFLVLTLLGMTIIIFSMLHLAPGDPIDLIVGPNVTPEVRENIRHQYGLDEPLVVQYFGFMKSLLHGDLGESIIQHKPVSELIAERFFVTLELSITALVISFLIAIPIGIKAALKRNTITDYSLMAVSLIGISMPTFWFGLMLLYIVAFKLRLFPISGYGTWKHLILPALTIGITDAALVARMVRSSMLEVIRQDYIRTARSKGLAERVVINKHALRNALIPIITLFGLRIGWVVGGSVVVEIVFARPGLGRLMVDSILARDYPVVQGTMIVLTTCIILGNLFADVLYAIVDPRIKLR
- a CDS encoding ABC transporter permease, which produces MAEEIVNTSRPAENDSALYGLMKRLFRNKAAVFGLIIIALMFLCALFAPMLATYDFAKQDLPSMLQPPSKAHIFGTDEFGRDIYSRIVYGSRVSLEVGFLAVGISLLAGLVLGSVAGYYGRTLDSVICALIDIALAFPMTLLAIAIIAILGPGLFNVCLAIALSSWGSFARIVRGQFLSLKNQEFVEAAKILGYSDVRIIFRHILPNSLAPLVVLTTLEVPKAIIVEATLSFLGLGIQPPLPSWGSIMSSGRSFLFDAPWITVFPGVMIILVVMGFNLFGDALRDTLDPRLRN
- a CDS encoding gamma-glutamyl-gamma-aminobutyrate hydrolase family protein, yielding MKPLIGVSCAWSVETWSSDESQDGYLYVGKEYVDAVLDSGGVPFVLPIVSNEEILKAVAMDIVSVIDGLLLSGGGSVVGMPSKPTRPTLIEQQPIRYQFEKELLLHAREKGMPIFGICRGCQMIAEVFGGKMNYSCFLQGHRQKEPGDRPTHSIKIMDNTKARQVVQVDSMMVNSFHVQCIDFVPEGFVASGISDDGVIEMIESTVDPFVWGTQFHPEEMRLSSELAKRIIDFFIKKAQTYKQSR